The Providencia rettgeri genome includes a window with the following:
- the pagP gene encoding Lipid A palmitoyltransferase PagP precursor, producing MRVYKNIQLAVGASLLMSASICISSPAVAQEQSANLWDKFKNNVSTTWDSDKYELYVPAVTWHNRAMYDKKKTDEYNERPWGFGLGKYRYDEDNDWHAIYAMAFKDSHNDWEPIGGYAFQKMWIPGDIDGFRMGAGFTLSVTARRDMYYIPIPAPLPLVSVEYDKLSLQATYIPGTYNNGNVLFAWLRWQW from the coding sequence ATGAGAGTTTATAAAAACATACAGTTGGCTGTAGGTGCTTCGCTACTCATGAGCGCCTCAATCTGCATATCATCGCCTGCCGTTGCGCAAGAACAATCGGCAAATTTATGGGATAAATTTAAAAATAATGTCAGTACCACATGGGACTCTGACAAATATGAGTTATATGTTCCAGCGGTGACTTGGCACAACCGTGCAATGTACGACAAGAAAAAAACGGATGAGTATAACGAGCGACCTTGGGGTTTTGGCCTTGGTAAATATCGTTATGATGAAGACAATGACTGGCATGCTATCTATGCAATGGCATTTAAAGATTCACATAATGATTGGGAGCCAATTGGTGGTTATGCATTCCAAAAAATGTGGATCCCAGGGGACATTGATGGTTTTCGCATGGGAGCAGGTTTCACTCTGAGTGTCACTGCCCGTAGGGATATGTACTATATTCCAATCCCAGCACCGCTCCCGCTAGTATCAGTGGAATATGACAAGCTTTCGCTGCAAGCCACTTATATTCCAGGGACTTATAATAACGGTAACGTATTATTTGCTTGGCTACGTTGGCAATGGTGA
- a CDS encoding Na+/alanine symporter gives MIEFINSLTNIIWGSLLIYLLLGAGLYFTLRSGFIQIRHFGHMFSVLKNSKQSDSAGISSFQALCTSLAARVGTGNLTGVAIALTAGGPGAIFWMWVVAILGMATSFIECTLAQLYKTKDDKGNYRGGPSYYMQKGLNQRWMGVLFSIFLIIAFGLVFNAVQANSIAQATAVAFDFNPIYVGIGLVLLSGIIIFGGLKSIARVAELVVPVMALAYLLLAFWVVGHHIERLPEVFMLIIRNAFGLQEAAGGAVGYGVAQAMTQGIQRGLFSNEAGMGSAPNAAASAAPYPPHPASQGYVQMLGVFMDTIVICSATAIIILSSGVLESGMNNINGIELTQLALSSAVGSWGSTFIAIAIFFFAFTSIIANYAYAESNMIFLENNHTAGLFIFRLAALGMVMFGALAEMPFIWKLADLSMGLMAITNLIAILLLSGIAFKLAKDYNQQLVAGKIPTFDINQHPELKKQFEEGIWEKEEVDKWVEKETSR, from the coding sequence TTGATAGAATTTATAAACTCACTAACTAATATTATTTGGGGTTCGTTACTTATTTATTTATTACTGGGGGCAGGCCTGTATTTTACGCTTCGATCAGGGTTTATTCAAATTAGGCATTTTGGCCATATGTTTAGTGTCTTAAAAAACAGTAAACAATCTGATAGCGCAGGTATTTCATCTTTTCAGGCACTATGTACAAGTTTAGCCGCTAGGGTCGGTACAGGAAACTTAACCGGGGTCGCAATTGCGCTAACAGCTGGCGGACCCGGTGCTATTTTTTGGATGTGGGTCGTTGCTATACTCGGAATGGCAACATCTTTTATTGAATGTACTTTAGCACAGTTATACAAAACCAAAGATGATAAAGGAAATTATCGCGGTGGGCCTTCATATTATATGCAAAAAGGCTTAAACCAACGCTGGATGGGGGTGTTGTTTTCAATATTTCTGATTATTGCCTTTGGTTTAGTATTTAATGCAGTACAAGCTAATTCTATTGCTCAAGCAACCGCAGTCGCCTTTGATTTCAATCCAATTTATGTTGGCATTGGCTTAGTTTTATTAAGTGGGATTATTATTTTTGGTGGATTGAAATCCATTGCGAGGGTTGCTGAATTAGTTGTTCCTGTTATGGCGTTAGCCTATTTGTTATTGGCATTTTGGGTTGTTGGGCACCATATTGAACGATTACCTGAAGTTTTTATGCTGATAATCCGAAATGCATTTGGTTTGCAAGAGGCAGCGGGTGGTGCTGTTGGTTATGGTGTTGCTCAGGCTATGACACAAGGTATTCAGCGAGGGCTATTCTCTAACGAGGCAGGGATGGGGTCAGCACCAAATGCAGCGGCATCCGCAGCGCCTTATCCACCTCATCCTGCATCTCAAGGATATGTGCAGATGCTTGGTGTTTTTATGGATACCATTGTTATTTGTAGTGCGACCGCAATTATTATTTTGTCATCTGGTGTTCTAGAAAGTGGGATGAATAACATTAATGGCATTGAGTTGACACAACTTGCGCTATCTTCTGCCGTTGGTAGCTGGGGAAGTACTTTTATTGCGATTGCTATCTTCTTTTTTGCGTTTACGTCAATCATCGCTAATTATGCATACGCTGAAAGCAATATGATTTTTCTAGAGAATAACCATACAGCGGGTTTATTTATTTTCCGTTTAGCTGCATTAGGGATGGTGATGTTTGGTGCACTTGCTGAAATGCCATTTATTTGGAAACTTGCTGATTTATCCATGGGGTTAATGGCAATAACAAATCTAATCGCGATCCTTTTATTATCGGGTATCGCTTTCAAACTCGCTAAAGATTATAACCAGCAATTGGTTGCAGGTAAAATACCGACTTTTGATATTAATCAGCACCCTGAATTAAAGAAACAGTTTGAGGAGGGGATATGGGAAAAAGAAGAAGTCGATAAGTGGGTTGAGAAAGAAACATCTCGCTAA
- a CDS encoding glycine radical enzyme, YjjI family yields MMKRQEPLTEYQAKCLAIATDKILSPKQKANFLAVEADSHIPYLAVSEPLAEALSERVICDMYEGNAPYKPRYVLPDYVKYLNQGSTYLELAPAEDFDDALNHLMILYHHVPSVTNFPVFLGYLDKVLMPYVGELTEEQLYTKLKRFWIQLDRTLPDAFMHANIGPDDNVICRLILRIDAELKQVAPNLTFVYHPQRTPESLFLQAIENICECSKPHIANDIIHRAEFDEQGYGIVSCYNALPVAGGGSTLVRINLREVALRSQNSADFLNVQLKKYCELQMELIETRSAFLFEESNFFQTSFLVQEGLIEPERFAPMFGIYGLAEAVNILMEKDGAKGAYQANSPALPLSYQISEQLADFVETTPVKYGYKNRAMLHAQSGISSDIGTTPGARIPYGEEPDPVSHIQAVAPHHKHYLSGISDILTIDETIKQNPQALMQLCKGAFNCGMREFTANVASNDLVRVTGYMVRLSDIEKYKEQGSRSNTTWLGEEATKNCKITARQQRVISHEQSMRYAE; encoded by the coding sequence ATGATGAAACGCCAAGAACCACTGACTGAATACCAAGCTAAATGCTTGGCTATCGCCACAGATAAAATATTATCACCAAAACAAAAAGCCAATTTTTTAGCGGTAGAAGCGGATAGCCACATTCCCTATCTTGCGGTGAGCGAACCCCTCGCAGAGGCGTTAAGTGAACGTGTTATTTGTGATATGTATGAAGGAAATGCACCATATAAGCCGCGCTATGTGTTGCCTGACTATGTAAAATACCTCAATCAAGGTTCAACATACTTAGAATTAGCCCCTGCAGAGGACTTTGATGATGCGCTTAATCATCTGATGATTTTGTATCATCACGTTCCGTCGGTAACCAATTTCCCTGTATTTTTAGGGTACTTAGATAAAGTACTCATGCCATATGTAGGTGAATTGACAGAAGAACAATTGTATACAAAATTAAAAAGATTTTGGATACAATTAGACCGAACTCTACCTGATGCCTTTATGCATGCCAATATTGGGCCGGATGACAACGTGATTTGCCGTTTGATTTTACGTATTGATGCAGAACTGAAACAAGTAGCACCTAACCTGACATTTGTTTATCACCCACAGCGCACACCTGAATCACTTTTCTTACAAGCGATTGAAAATATTTGTGAATGCAGCAAACCGCATATTGCGAATGATATCATTCATCGTGCTGAATTTGATGAACAAGGTTACGGCATTGTTAGCTGTTATAATGCATTGCCTGTTGCAGGCGGAGGAAGCACTTTAGTCCGTATTAATTTGCGTGAGGTTGCGTTACGCAGTCAAAATTCAGCTGATTTTTTAAATGTGCAATTGAAAAAGTATTGTGAGTTACAAATGGAACTCATTGAAACACGTAGCGCATTTTTATTTGAGGAATCAAACTTCTTCCAAACCAGTTTTCTTGTTCAAGAAGGGTTAATAGAACCAGAACGCTTTGCCCCGATGTTTGGTATTTATGGTTTAGCCGAAGCCGTGAATATCCTCATGGAAAAAGACGGAGCGAAAGGCGCATATCAAGCAAATTCACCCGCCTTACCACTGTCTTATCAAATCAGTGAACAGTTGGCAGACTTTGTCGAAACCACACCTGTTAAATATGGTTATAAAAACCGAGCCATGCTCCATGCTCAATCTGGGATCAGTTCGGATATAGGAACTACACCGGGGGCTCGCATTCCATACGGTGAAGAGCCGGATCCTGTTTCGCATATCCAAGCCGTAGCTCCTCATCACAAACACTATTTATCTGGGATCAGTGACATTTTAACCATCGATGAAACGATTAAACAAAACCCGCAAGCACTAATGCAATTATGCAAAGGGGCATTTAACTGTGGAATGCGTGAGTTTACTGCAAACGTGGCGAGTAATGATTTAGTCCGTGTTACTGGCTACATGGTACGTCTGTCGGATATCGAAAAATACAAAGAACAAGGTTCTAGAAGTAACACTACCTGGTTAGGGGAGGAAGCGACTAAGAACTGTAAAATTACAGCCCGTCAGCAACGAGTAATTAGTCATGAGCAATCGATGCGCTACGCTGAATAA
- the pflA_1 gene encoding Pyruvate formate-lyase 1-activating enzyme, whose protein sequence is MSNRCATLNKVIPFSCVDGPGNRHVIFLQGCNLRCLNCHNPYTMALCDHCGDCVFTCPHNGLSFVDGQVIWDSDAYQLCDTCLQTCTKNSSPMTVPLSVNDAINDLKKNVVFLNGVTISGGEATTQLPFIIELFKAIKATPELKHLTCFIDSNGHLASAGWNKVIEYTDGVMIDLKSWSDECALRLTGKDNQRVFQSIQYLAQVGKLYELRLLYIPQQTDYLEHIDKLADFLNQLPTNTRIKINAFQQHGVKNEAASWPAATQTEVEAFAQLLRQRGVGYIHLPNVYL, encoded by the coding sequence ATGAGCAATCGATGCGCTACGCTGAATAAGGTTATTCCTTTTTCCTGTGTAGATGGGCCGGGTAATCGGCATGTTATCTTTTTGCAAGGTTGCAATTTACGGTGTTTGAATTGCCATAATCCATATACCATGGCGCTTTGTGACCATTGTGGGGACTGTGTTTTTACCTGTCCTCACAATGGGTTATCGTTTGTAGATGGTCAGGTTATCTGGGATAGCGATGCCTACCAGCTTTGTGATACCTGTTTACAAACTTGCACTAAAAATTCAAGCCCGATGACGGTGCCATTAAGTGTTAATGACGCCATCAATGACTTGAAAAAAAATGTTGTTTTCCTGAATGGAGTAACGATCAGTGGTGGGGAAGCAACAACACAATTACCTTTTATTATTGAATTATTTAAAGCAATTAAGGCTACACCGGAGCTCAAGCATTTAACCTGCTTTATTGACAGTAATGGGCATCTGGCTTCTGCGGGTTGGAATAAAGTGATTGAGTATACGGATGGCGTGATGATTGACCTGAAATCATGGAGTGATGAGTGTGCTTTAAGGCTAACAGGAAAAGATAACCAGCGTGTTTTTCAATCAATTCAATATTTGGCGCAAGTGGGGAAATTGTATGAATTGCGTTTATTGTATATTCCTCAGCAAACAGATTACTTAGAGCATATTGATAAACTTGCTGATTTCCTAAATCAATTGCCTACAAACACACGGATAAAGATTAACGCCTTTCAACAACATGGCGTAAAAAATGAAGCAGCTAGCTGGCCTGCGGCAACCCAAACAGAAGTGGAGGCATTCGCTCAACTATTACGACAACGAGGCGTTGGTTATATTCATTTGCCTAATGTGTACTTATAA
- the pheP gene encoding Phenylalanine-specific permease, with translation MAQQQQTLKRGLKNRHIQLIALGGAVGTGLFLGIATTIQMAGPSVLLGYALCGVIAFLIMRQLGEMIVQEPVAGSFSHFAFKYWGGFAGFLSGWNYWVMFILVGMTELTAAGKYMQHWWPELPIWVSAAVFFIAVNAVNLVNVRSYGETEFWFALIKVIAVVAMIIFGCYLLLSGHGGPQAKVSNLWEYGGFFANGFNGLIMALAIIMFSFGGLELVGITAAEAEDPDKSIPKAINQVVYRILIFYIGSLAVLLALYPWVDLDGKTSPFVLIFHELGDLLVANSLNVVILIAALSVYNSGAYATSRMLYGLAQQSNAPKFLAKVNKGGVPVMALLVSGIATSGGILINFVMEGKAFELLMSLVVTTLVLNWIMICVSNLKFRAAMNKQGVETKFKSIWYPFGNYLCLAFLLLILGIILTMDGLRISVLIMPLWIAVLWVGYQFSGAKKQDLAKSQQLS, from the coding sequence ATGGCGCAACAGCAACAGACGCTAAAGCGGGGATTAAAAAACAGGCATATCCAATTGATTGCTTTGGGAGGCGCTGTTGGTACAGGGTTATTCCTTGGAATAGCAACAACCATACAAATGGCAGGGCCATCGGTTTTACTTGGCTACGCACTGTGTGGGGTTATTGCTTTTCTTATTATGCGCCAGTTGGGAGAAATGATTGTTCAGGAACCTGTCGCGGGTTCGTTTAGTCATTTTGCATTTAAGTATTGGGGTGGCTTTGCGGGTTTTCTCTCAGGGTGGAACTACTGGGTCATGTTTATCCTTGTTGGGATGACAGAACTCACCGCCGCAGGTAAATATATGCAACATTGGTGGCCTGAGCTCCCGATATGGGTTTCTGCTGCGGTATTTTTTATTGCTGTGAATGCGGTTAACTTGGTCAATGTGCGCTCTTATGGGGAAACGGAATTCTGGTTTGCATTAATCAAAGTCATTGCAGTGGTTGCTATGATTATTTTTGGTTGCTACTTACTGCTCAGCGGTCATGGCGGCCCACAAGCGAAAGTCAGTAACTTATGGGAATATGGTGGTTTCTTTGCTAATGGCTTTAATGGGCTAATAATGGCTTTGGCAATTATTATGTTTTCATTTGGGGGATTAGAGCTTGTCGGTATTACCGCCGCAGAGGCAGAAGACCCAGATAAAAGCATTCCAAAAGCGATTAACCAAGTTGTATACCGTATCTTAATTTTTTATATTGGCTCGTTAGCGGTATTACTCGCATTATATCCTTGGGTTGACCTTGATGGCAAAACAAGCCCATTTGTATTAATTTTCCATGAATTAGGGGACTTACTGGTTGCTAATTCATTGAACGTTGTCATTCTAATCGCTGCGTTGTCGGTGTATAACAGTGGGGCTTACGCGACAAGCCGTATGTTATATGGCTTGGCACAACAAAGTAACGCACCTAAATTTCTTGCGAAAGTGAATAAAGGTGGCGTTCCCGTCATGGCTTTATTGGTTTCAGGTATTGCGACTTCTGGCGGGATTTTAATTAACTTTGTGATGGAAGGTAAAGCTTTCGAATTGTTAATGTCATTGGTCGTGACAACGTTAGTTCTAAACTGGATTATGATTTGTGTTTCAAATTTGAAGTTCAGAGCAGCAATGAACAAACAAGGTGTTGAAACGAAATTTAAAAGCATTTGGTATCCATTTGGGAACTATCTGTGCTTAGCATTTTTACTGCTGATTTTAGGGATCATCCTAACAATGGACGGTTTGCGCATTTCAGTATTAATTATGCCATTATGGATAGCAGTTCTATGGGTTGGATACCAATTCTCAGGGGCTAAAAAACAAGACCTAGCCAAAAGCCAACAATTAAGTTAG
- the soxS gene encoding Regulatory protein soxS — MPQDNHLALVYALSKWIEEHLGRVIHLEELAAYSGYSLWHMQKIFKEVTGISLGKYIRQRRLAGAVNLLRNSSKSIFDIALDFGFGSQSHFTYMFRKEYGITPFDFRQNDQIQLDVKQPLHLIHNYE; from the coding sequence ATGCCACAAGATAACCACTTAGCACTTGTTTATGCTTTGAGTAAATGGATAGAAGAACACTTAGGGCGCGTGATCCACTTAGAAGAGCTCGCGGCTTATTCAGGCTATTCACTTTGGCATATGCAAAAAATCTTTAAAGAAGTCACAGGGATTTCACTGGGTAAATATATCCGTCAACGCCGTCTTGCTGGTGCGGTTAACTTACTGCGCAATAGCAGTAAATCTATTTTCGATATCGCTCTGGATTTTGGTTTTGGGTCACAATCCCACTTTACCTATATGTTCCGTAAAGAATATGGCATTACGCCATTTGATTTTAGACAGAATGACCAAATTCAATTAGATGTGAAGCAACCGCTTCATTTGATTCATAATTATGAGTGA
- the yddG gene encoding Aromatic amino acid exporter YddG — protein MKLNQYAATLYGVISILLWSTMVGLIRSVSENFGPVGGAALVYTVGSLVLVLAMGVPKITKYPKRYLLWGTVLFVSYEICFVLALGLANSRQQAIELGMVNYLWPSFTIALAVFFNRQRFTLLLGLGLVLAFMGLIWVISGNQPLSVQSIWANIQSNPLCYFLAFIGAIVWSFYSNVTKRISGGYNGMVLFFIMTSIGLWILYFFSTPTPFIINKESLLLLVVASIATGGANALWTFAVIKGNVAFLGTLSYFTPVISTAFASMLLSTALTLSFWQGVLMVTMGSVICFLATRQKPIRG, from the coding sequence ATGAAATTGAATCAGTACGCCGCAACGCTGTATGGAGTTATTTCAATCTTGTTGTGGAGCACAATGGTAGGACTGATCCGCAGTGTAAGTGAAAATTTTGGGCCTGTTGGTGGTGCAGCATTAGTTTATACAGTCGGTTCCCTTGTGTTAGTACTTGCCATGGGGGTGCCTAAAATAACGAAGTATCCCAAACGCTACTTGCTTTGGGGAACGGTACTGTTTGTTAGCTATGAAATCTGTTTTGTATTAGCGTTAGGCTTAGCCAATAGCCGGCAGCAAGCTATTGAACTTGGTATGGTGAATTATTTGTGGCCAAGTTTTACTATCGCACTGGCTGTATTTTTTAACCGTCAACGTTTCACTTTATTATTAGGATTAGGTTTAGTTTTAGCATTTATGGGGTTGATCTGGGTAATTTCAGGAAATCAACCATTGTCGGTGCAAAGTATTTGGGCAAATATTCAAAGTAATCCACTGTGTTATTTTTTAGCCTTTATTGGGGCTATTGTTTGGTCGTTTTACAGCAATGTCACTAAGCGTATTTCTGGAGGTTACAATGGTATGGTACTATTCTTTATCATGACCTCTATTGGGTTATGGATATTGTATTTTTTCAGTACTCCAACACCGTTTATTATCAATAAAGAAAGCCTGTTATTATTAGTGGTGGCCTCAATTGCGACTGGCGGTGCGAATGCATTATGGACATTTGCGGTTATCAAGGGCAATGTGGCTTTTTTAGGGACACTCTCTTATTTTACCCCAGTTATATCAACTGCATTCGCGTCTATGTTATTAAGCACGGCATTAACGTTAAGTTTTTGGCAAGGTGTGTTAATGGTGACAATGGGGTCGGTGATTTGCTTTTTAGCGACGAGGCAAAAACCAATACGCGGTTAA
- the thiD gene encoding Hydroxymethylpyrimidine/phosphomethylpyrimidine kinase, with the protein MRINALTIAGTDPSGGAGIQADLKTFSALEAYGTSVMTALVAQNTRGVQSVQDLPPEFVAAQLDSVLSDVRIDSAKIGMLFNQSNVAVVANALKQYPIPYVVLDTVMVAKSGDPLLLPDAVDALRQQLLPLVSIITPNLPEAAVLLDEKVAQTESQMLTQGYKLLEKGCQAVLMKGGHLSDAESPDWLITPEGEWRFTSVRINTKNTHGTGCTLSAALAALRPRCADWQEAVTQAKAYLQAALEQADSLEVGKGIGPVHHFHAWW; encoded by the coding sequence ATGAGGATCAATGCGTTAACCATAGCCGGAACAGACCCATCGGGTGGGGCGGGTATTCAGGCAGATTTAAAAACGTTCTCTGCATTAGAGGCTTATGGTACGAGTGTGATGACAGCATTGGTGGCTCAAAATACCCGAGGAGTGCAATCTGTTCAAGACTTACCCCCTGAATTTGTAGCGGCACAATTAGACTCGGTTCTCAGTGATGTGCGAATTGATAGCGCAAAAATCGGTATGCTGTTTAACCAAAGTAATGTCGCAGTTGTGGCGAATGCGCTGAAACAATATCCTATTCCGTATGTGGTATTGGACACTGTAATGGTGGCTAAAAGTGGCGACCCGTTGCTATTACCAGATGCGGTTGATGCGCTACGTCAACAGTTATTACCCCTCGTTTCTATTATTACACCAAATCTACCCGAAGCCGCGGTATTGTTAGACGAAAAAGTCGCACAAACAGAAAGCCAAATGCTGACTCAAGGGTATAAATTGCTTGAGAAAGGTTGCCAAGCGGTATTGATGAAAGGTGGTCATCTAAGTGATGCTGAAAGCCCAGATTGGTTAATCACACCAGAAGGTGAATGGCGTTTTACGTCAGTTCGTATAAATACTAAAAATACCCATGGTACAGGGTGTACTTTGTCAGCAGCTTTAGCTGCATTGCGGCCTCGTTGCGCTGATTGGCAAGAAGCGGTTACGCAGGCTAAAGCGTATTTACAAGCTGCGTTAGAACAAGCAGATAGCTTAGAGGTTGGAAAGGGAATTGGTCCTGTGCATCACTTCCATGCATGGTGGTAA
- the hisC_1 gene encoding Histidinol-phosphate aminotransferase — translation MDRRSFLKSTSLVAGGIALNSLFNQAIAQTNNINIPSEKQPLLLNFNENSLGMSPSAKEAIIKALPNAFRYPDDARAELQHNIGELYSLSNKHISMGNGSSETIQAVVAMLANKANKLGKKIQLVTPDPTFNYAELYSLPLGITITKIPLKTDLSFDLEGMEKAANDFDGLSMVYICNPNNPTAMITPYSQLVKWMSKESDNSFFIVDEAYAEFAEDPNFTSAIELVKKGQNNLIVTRTFSKIFALAGLRVGYGVATPEIIAAVDEFLSIDNTNTAGAVAAIASLKDKSFIEYSLKSNNISRKIVEKALNEIGLEYAPSQANFIFHKVKGDVKTYQQRMAEAHVMVGREFPPAIGWSRLTLGTPEEMQQFVVILKQFHEKGWV, via the coding sequence ATGGATCGCCGTTCGTTTCTTAAATCCACATCACTAGTTGCAGGTGGAATTGCACTTAACTCACTTTTTAATCAAGCCATTGCGCAAACAAACAACATAAATATACCAAGTGAAAAACAACCTCTCTTGCTGAATTTTAATGAAAATTCATTAGGGATGTCACCGAGTGCAAAAGAGGCCATTATCAAAGCGTTACCTAATGCATTTCGTTATCCGGATGACGCCCGTGCTGAATTACAGCATAACATTGGTGAGCTCTACAGTTTATCTAATAAGCACATTAGTATGGGTAATGGATCATCTGAAACGATTCAAGCTGTTGTCGCTATGTTGGCAAATAAAGCAAACAAACTCGGTAAAAAAATTCAACTAGTCACCCCTGACCCGACATTCAATTATGCAGAACTTTATTCTCTGCCATTGGGTATTACGATAACGAAAATTCCTTTAAAAACTGATTTATCATTTGATCTAGAAGGAATGGAAAAAGCTGCTAATGATTTTGACGGTTTATCAATGGTCTATATTTGTAACCCAAATAATCCGACAGCAATGATCACGCCTTATAGCCAGTTGGTAAAATGGATGAGTAAAGAGTCTGACAACTCATTTTTTATCGTTGATGAAGCTTACGCCGAATTTGCTGAAGACCCAAACTTTACGAGTGCTATTGAATTAGTCAAAAAAGGCCAAAATAACCTGATTGTCACACGTACTTTCTCAAAAATTTTCGCCTTAGCAGGTTTAAGAGTTGGCTATGGCGTTGCGACTCCCGAAATTATTGCTGCTGTAGACGAATTTTTATCTATTGATAATACCAATACAGCGGGAGCAGTCGCTGCAATAGCGTCTCTAAAGGATAAATCATTTATTGAATACAGCCTAAAATCTAACAATATTTCGAGAAAAATCGTAGAAAAAGCATTAAATGAGATTGGGTTAGAATATGCCCCATCACAGGCTAATTTTATTTTCCATAAAGTTAAAGGTGATGTAAAAACCTATCAACAACGTATGGCTGAAGCTCATGTTATGGTTGGCCGTGAATTCCCACCAGCCATTGGCTGGAGTAGACTCACACTAGGAACCCCCGAA
- the yidA_2 gene encoding Phosphatase YidA, producing the protein MSIKLVAIDLDGTLLNSQHQISPAVKEAVTQAKQKGVHIILASGRPFSGISPYLRELGLNTADNYCISNNGSVIHQANDGSHLAENLLDFADFQYFEELARNVGVHMHALADNSMFTANRHISHYTVADAYLTHTPLIYCPVNEMDSSLEFTKFMMIDHPEKLDIGISYLPENVFDNYALTRTSPYFLEVSNKTSSKGAALQCICEKLGITPDKVMSIGDQNNDIQMLQYASVSVAMGNALEPIRQMVKFVTTTNDEDGVAVAINKFINV; encoded by the coding sequence ATGTCAATCAAACTGGTCGCCATTGATTTAGATGGCACATTACTTAACTCCCAACACCAAATATCTCCCGCAGTAAAAGAGGCTGTCACTCAAGCCAAACAAAAAGGTGTACATATTATTTTAGCCTCAGGTAGGCCATTTTCGGGGATCTCCCCTTACCTACGGGAATTAGGTTTAAATACCGCAGATAACTATTGTATCAGTAATAATGGTAGTGTCATTCACCAAGCCAATGATGGCAGTCATCTGGCAGAGAATTTGTTAGATTTCGCTGACTTCCAATATTTTGAGGAACTGGCTAGAAATGTCGGGGTTCACATGCATGCTCTTGCGGATAACAGCATGTTCACGGCAAACCGCCATATTAGTCACTATACAGTTGCAGATGCTTATTTAACTCACACTCCGCTTATCTATTGCCCCGTTAATGAAATGGACTCTTCTTTGGAATTTACTAAATTTATGATGATTGACCATCCAGAGAAATTAGATATTGGTATCAGTTATCTTCCAGAGAATGTCTTCGATAATTACGCTTTAACCCGAACAAGCCCGTATTTCCTAGAGGTATCAAATAAAACCTCAAGTAAAGGCGCGGCATTGCAATGTATCTGTGAAAAACTGGGTATTACACCTGACAAAGTCATGAGTATTGGTGACCAAAATAATGATATCCAAATGCTACAATACGCCAGTGTTTCTGTCGCAATGGGCAATGCTTTAGAGCCAATTCGCCAAATGGTTAAATTTGTGACCACAACTAATGATGAAGATGGCGTTGCCGTCGCCATTAATAAATTTATTAATGTATAA